From the Gammaproteobacteria bacterium genome, the window ATTGCTCGGCGTCCTGCCTGGACGAGCCCTTTGCCGACTGGGCCGCGGTCGTCGCCGGCATCGTGGTGGTGGATGGGACCCTTTCGCTGGCGCTGGAGGGATTTGCGAGGGGCGCCTACGACGCGGCCCGCCGGCGCATCCCCAAGATGCTCGCGGAGGAAGCGTTCCACCGCGATTTCGGACAAGCCTGGATGCGCCGCATCAGCGAGGGCTCCGAGGAAGGACGGGAGCTTCTGGCCGCCGCCGTCGAGTCGATGCTGCCCGACGCGGTCACGTGCCTCCTGCCCGGCGACGACGAAGCCGAGCTGCTCGCCGGGGCGGGAGTGACGGGCCAACCGGGCGATGCGCGCGCCAGGCTGGCGCGGAGGCTGGCGGAGCCCCTGTCGGCGCTGGGCATGGTGCCCGCCACCGATCCGCCGCTCCCCGGCGACTGGATCGCCAGCCGCCGCCGCCCGGCCGGTGAGCCTGCCGGAGACGCTGTCGAGCGCGCCCGTGGGGACCGCAACCGCGCGTTGTTCGTCGAATGAGCGCCGACGAGGTCGCGGCCGGCGCCACGACCGGCCTTCCCGCGTCCCCCAGATGCCCGTTCTGCGACCGCACCGAGACCCGGCTGGTCAATCCGTTCGGCAGCCAGCTCTCGGTGGCAACCTACTGGTGCGACCGCTGCCGCACCGCGTTCGAGCACATCAAGTGGGCGGGGGCAGATTCCCCGCTTGTCCCCTGAAGCATACCGGCGGCTCGCGGGTACGCATCCAGACAACCTTGACACCACCACTTCCCATCCAGACGAGACTCATGGTGAAGTTTTCCACATCGCATCGCGGCGCCCTCGGCGCGGCGCTCGCCATGGTCCTTTTTGCCGCTTGCTCGGCCTCGTCGGCCCTGCCTCCCTCCCGCGGCCTGATCACTCTCTCGGGCGCGCGCGTCCCTCCCGATCCCGCGCGCATGGACTCCATCGACATCTGGCTTCGCCCGCAGCTGGACAACATCCGGGAGGATCCCACCTTTCTCATTATCACCGACTTCCACGACGGACCCGTCATGCCCTGGGAGAACTTCGTCATGGAAGGTGACACTGCCCGCGGCGGCCTGGACGGAACCATCGCCGACGCGCGGCCCGTGTACCTGGTATACGCGCACCTGCACCTCATGCACCGGATGGAACGGCTGGATGAGTGGCTTCCGGATGCGGTAGGGCTCGATGGGTACGAACTCGAGCGGGCGATCGTGGCCCGCACCGCGGACGTCTGGTTCTACGGTCGATCGCTGTACGGCTGGGCTCCCTATCTGCCCCTGGATGAACTGCTCTTCTCCAGCGAGAACGGTTATCTGGACGCCTATCTGCTGACCGCGCGCGCGGAGGAGTTCGCCATGGAGCGGGACGCCTGGCTGGACGAGAGCGCCGGGGCGCAGGAGGCATACCGTACCTGGTTCCGGAGCGCCTTCGAGACCAACCCGCCCGGCTTGCGCTGATGCCGGACCGCGACCCGCCGGCTCCGCACACGGGAGCGCGGGGTCGCGAATCTCCCGATGCGGGGCTGGTCGAGGAATGGGCCCGGACCGGGAACTGGCTCTTTCGCTGGCGCAGCTATCTGCCGCTGCTCGTCCTGGCCGCTCTCGCCGCCCTGAGCTTCGCCTTCCCACCCGGCACTGCCGGCCAACTGGACGGCTGGGAGCTGACGGGAATGCTGGTGGCCGTAGCGGGGCTGGTGCTGCGCACCTGGACCGTGGGGCATGCGCCGGCCGGGACTTCAGGCCGGGGAACCCGCAAGCTCGAAGCCACCGCGCTGAGCACCGAGGGGATGTACTCGGTGGTGCGCCATCCCCTATACCTGGGGAACCTCCTGATCTGGGCGGGCGTGGCCACGACCACGGGCAGTCTCGCCGCCGTGGCGGTCACCATTCTCGTGTTCTGGAGCTACAACGGGCGCATCATGCTCGCCGAGGAGCGCTTCCTGCAGGCACGTTTCGGCTCCGACTTCACCCGCTGGGCGGCGCGCACGCCCGCGCTATTGCCGGCTCCGCGGCTCTGGCGGCCGTACCGGCTGCCGTTCTCGCTGCTGTTCGCGCTCGGGCGGGACCACGCCGCCCTGTACGCCTGGGTGGCTGCGACCACTGCGCTGGAAGTCGCGGAGACGCTGGGCGCAGGGAACGGTCTCGATCTGGCGCCCTTCTGGGGGATCTACTTCGGAGCCGGCACGGTGGTGTATGTCGTGCTCTGGCGGCTCAAGAAGGACTCGACGCTGCTCGATGTGGAGGGCAGGTAGACGGCGCCGGTCGGGGAGAGGCGATGGTCGCGATTCGTCCTCACGACGGTGTGAGCAGCCACTTGATCGACACCGGATCGGTACCCGAGGCGTCTTCCCGCACGTGGACGTCGACGCGGCCCGTATCGGCGAGGCGGCGGTTGGTGACCCTGCCTCCGAACGCTGCGAACCCTGTCACCGTGACGCTGCGCCGGGTTCCGTCGGGAGCCGTGGCGGTGAGCCGCGAACCCCGGAGGTCGCGCACCCGGGGCGGCGGGCCGTCCTGCAGCTGGAGCCGCAGAATGCGGCCGCCATGGGGCGCGTCCAAGGCGTCGATCACTCGAAAGACCGGGGTTTGCCGTACACCGCTTGCGGCCATGCTACCTTGGGAGGTTGGAGTCTGCCGCCGTGACCCGGCGAGGGTCCCGGGGCGATGGAGAAACAAACTGGAAACCCGGTATCTGCGCGTCAATGCCGGAAGGAGGAGAGGTGACCGGGCCCGGACCCGAACACGCGCGCGCCGAAGCGGGCGCGCTGCAACTGGACGCCGACCTGATGCGCCGCCTGGGATACGAGATGGTGGACCGGGTGGTGGCCCGCTGGACCGGCCTCCGCGAAGACCGCGCCTGGGGCACCGCCGACCGGGCGTACACGGAAGCCCGTCTTCGCGAGGCGGCTCCCGAGACCGGCCGCGATCCGGACGAGGTCATCGACCGGGTTCTGCGCGACGTCCTTCCCTACGCGGGGCGCATCGATCATCCCCGCTTTTTCGCCTTCATTCCCTCCTCGCCCACCTGGCCGAGCTTCCTGGCGCACATGCTCACCGGCGGCTTCAACGTCTTCCAGGGCACGTGGCTGGAATCGGCGGGTCCCAGCCAGGTGGAGCTGGTGGTGCTCGACTGGTTCCGCGAATGGCTGGGCATGCCGGAGACCGCGGGGGGTGTGTTCACCAGCGGGGGCTCGGCCGCGACCCTGAACGCCATGGTGGCCGCGCGCCACGCGGCGGGCGACGGCGAGCGGCTGATGCTGTACGAGGGCGATCAGTGCCACGCGTCCGTGGAACGGGCCGCGCGCATCTGCGGCTTCCGCGCGGACAACCTGCGCCGCGTGCCCACCGACGACCGTTACCGGCTCGATGTCGAGGTGCTGGAGCACATGATCCGCTACGACCGGGCCGAGGGAAGAACGCCCTTCATGGTGTCCGCCAACGCGGGAGCCACCAACACGGGGGCCATCGATCCGCTGGACGCCATCGCCGATCTGTGCGAGCGCGAGGGCCTCTGGTTCCACATCGACGGGGCCTACGGCGGCTTCGCGGTCCTCGACGAAGCCGCGCGGCGGAGCCTCAAGGGCATCGAACGTGCCGACAGTGTGGTTCTGGATCCGCACAAGTGGTTTTTCCAGCCCTATGAGACGGGGTGCCTGATGGTGCGCGACCCGGCGCTGCTGCGCGATGCCTTCCGGATCATGCCCGAGTACCTGCAGGACACGGACATGAGCCTGGAGCACGTGAACTTCGCCGACCGCGGACTCCAGTTGAGCCGCTCCTTCCGGGCGCTGCGGGTGTGGATGTCGGTCCAGATCCTGGGGCTGGAGGAGTTCCGAGTCGTCATCGGACGTGCGCTCGAGCTGGCGCGCAGGGCGGAGGCCTGGATCCGGGGACGCGCGCGCCTGGAGCTGCTCAGCCCGGCCAGCCTGGGCGTGGTCTGCTACCGCTTTCGACCGCCCGGCATGGATGCGCCGGCGCTGGATTCGCTCAACCGCGAGATCCAGGACGAGATCGTCGAGAGCGGTTTCGCGATGATCTCCTCGACGCGGCTTCAGGGCGCCTACTCGCTGCGCCTTTGCATCCTCAACTACCGGAGCACCTGGCAGGACGTGCGCGCCACCCTCGAGCGCGTGGAAGAGATCGGACAGCGGCGCGTGAGGGCGGCGGCGTGCACCTCGTAGACCAGATCCTGCTGGCGGTGCTGCTCGTCCTCGCTCCCATCAACGGCGTCGCGCAACTGTGGCTTGCCAGGAAGAACCAGGAGCTTGCGCGCATTCCCGTGTACGTGAGTTCCGGGATCTTCATCTTCGTCCTGGGAGCGGCCAGCGCGATCGTCGGGGTGACCGGCGTCGGACTGCCCGCCCTGGGGCTGGCGCCGCTCGACCCCTTCGCGTTCGTGGCGTGGACGGCCGCGATCGCCGCGGCGGTCCTGGGGATCATGATGCTGTTCACGTGGATCGCCCGTGCCGCCGGGCTGCGCGACTCGCCCTTCCTGGCCCGGCTGCTTCCACGCACCCGCCGCGAGAGGGCGTACTTCGCGGGCCTTTCCTTCGTTGCCGGGACGGGCGAAGAGATCGCCTACCGGGGGTACGCCATGTCGGCGCTGGGGGCGATGTCGGTGGGCCCGTGGATGGCCGCGGCGGTCACCTCGGCGGCGTTCGGGTTGTTACATTCCTACCAGGGTGCGCGGGGTATCGTGACGACCGGGGTGGCCGGGTTCGCCTTCGCCGCGTCGTTCATTCTGACCGGGAGCATCTGGCCCGCGATGGCCGCGCACATCACGATCGATCTGGTCGCCGGGCTGGTTCTCGGCGAGAGGCTGCTCACCCATCGAGACGGAGGAACCGAGGCGTGCGCGTAGACCTCGCTTTGCTGGCGGACG encodes:
- a CDS encoding CPBP family intramembrane metalloprotease, giving the protein MHLVDQILLAVLLVLAPINGVAQLWLARKNQELARIPVYVSSGIFIFVLGAASAIVGVTGVGLPALGLAPLDPFAFVAWTAAIAAAVLGIMMLFTWIARAAGLRDSPFLARLLPRTRRERAYFAGLSFVAGTGEEIAYRGYAMSALGAMSVGPWMAAAVTSAAFGLLHSYQGARGIVTTGVAGFAFAASFILTGSIWPAMAAHITIDLVAGLVLGERLLTHRDGGTEACA
- a CDS encoding phenylacetate-CoA oxygenase subunit PaaI; amino-acid sequence: MNARDFSPEVREALQRLVLSFADTKRLLGIRYSDWLLGAPSIESGIATASMSQDEWGHARLLYAMLKDFGVDPVEVEHSRPPAEYCSASCLDEPFADWAAVVAGIVVVDGTLSLALEGFARGAYDAARRRIPKMLAEEAFHRDFGQAWMRRISEGSEEGRELLAAAVESMLPDAVTCLLPGDDEAELLAGAGVTGQPGDARARLARRLAEPLSALGMVPATDPPLPGDWIASRRRPAGEPAGDAVERARGDRNRALFVE
- a CDS encoding isoprenylcysteine carboxylmethyltransferase family protein, which encodes MPDRDPPAPHTGARGRESPDAGLVEEWARTGNWLFRWRSYLPLLVLAALAALSFAFPPGTAGQLDGWELTGMLVAVAGLVLRTWTVGHAPAGTSGRGTRKLEATALSTEGMYSVVRHPLYLGNLLIWAGVATTTGSLAAVAVTILVFWSYNGRIMLAEERFLQARFGSDFTRWAARTPALLPAPRLWRPYRLPFSLLFALGRDHAALYAWVAATTALEVAETLGAGNGLDLAPFWGIYFGAGTVVYVVLWRLKKDSTLLDVEGR
- a CDS encoding aminotransferase class V-fold PLP-dependent enzyme, whose translation is MTGPGPEHARAEAGALQLDADLMRRLGYEMVDRVVARWTGLREDRAWGTADRAYTEARLREAAPETGRDPDEVIDRVLRDVLPYAGRIDHPRFFAFIPSSPTWPSFLAHMLTGGFNVFQGTWLESAGPSQVELVVLDWFREWLGMPETAGGVFTSGGSAATLNAMVAARHAAGDGERLMLYEGDQCHASVERAARICGFRADNLRRVPTDDRYRLDVEVLEHMIRYDRAEGRTPFMVSANAGATNTGAIDPLDAIADLCEREGLWFHIDGAYGGFAVLDEAARRSLKGIERADSVVLDPHKWFFQPYETGCLMVRDPALLRDAFRIMPEYLQDTDMSLEHVNFADRGLQLSRSFRALRVWMSVQILGLEEFRVVIGRALELARRAEAWIRGRARLELLSPASLGVVCYRFRPPGMDAPALDSLNREIQDEIVESGFAMISSTRLQGAYSLRLCILNYRSTWQDVRATLERVEEIGQRRVRAAACTS